A single genomic interval of Halomonas sp. GT harbors:
- the lpxC gene encoding UDP-3-O-acyl-N-acetylglucosamine deacetylase produces MIRQRTLQNVIRATGVGLHSGKKVHLALRPAPANTGIVFIRTDLEPVVHVPARAELVEDTTLCTALSYKGVKVATVEHLMSAFAGLGIDNAYVDVSAPEVPIMDGSASPFVFLIQSAGILEQDAPKKFIRIKRRIAVSDGDKEAVFLPHQGFKVSFAIDFDHPVFEQQKQTALIDFSTTSFVKEVSRARTFGFMRDLEFLRSNNLALGGSLDNAIVVDDYRIVNEGGLRYDDEFVKHKVLDAIGDLYQLGHSLIGEFQGVKSGHALNNQLCRELLAQPDAYEVVTFEEDKAVAPISYSAPAMA; encoded by the coding sequence ATGATCAGACAACGCACACTACAAAACGTCATTCGCGCCACCGGAGTGGGTCTGCACTCTGGTAAAAAAGTCCACCTGGCTTTGCGCCCGGCGCCGGCTAATACCGGAATTGTGTTCATCCGAACCGATTTAGAGCCTGTGGTTCACGTGCCGGCACGTGCTGAATTGGTGGAAGACACCACATTATGCACTGCTCTTTCTTACAAGGGTGTGAAAGTTGCGACGGTCGAACATCTGATGTCGGCATTTGCGGGACTGGGTATTGATAACGCCTATGTCGATGTTAGTGCTCCTGAAGTGCCTATCATGGACGGTAGCGCGAGCCCCTTTGTGTTCTTAATTCAATCCGCGGGCATTTTAGAGCAAGATGCACCTAAGAAATTTATCCGAATTAAGCGTCGTATTGCCGTCAGTGATGGCGACAAAGAAGCCGTCTTTTTGCCTCATCAAGGGTTTAAAGTCTCGTTTGCAATCGACTTTGATCACCCTGTGTTCGAGCAGCAGAAACAAACTGCGTTAATCGATTTTTCAACAACGTCGTTTGTGAAAGAGGTTTCTCGTGCACGTACCTTCGGGTTTATGCGCGATCTCGAATTTTTGCGATCCAATAATCTTGCGCTTGGCGGTAGCTTAGATAACGCCATTGTTGTGGATGATTATCGCATTGTTAATGAAGGCGGTTTGCGCTATGACGATGAGTTTGTCAAGCATAAAGTGCTGGATGCTATTGGTGATTTGTATCAGCTTGGTCACAGTCTGATTGGCGAATTCCAAGGTGTTAAATCAGGCCATGCGCTTAATAATCAGTTGTGCCGCGAGTTGTTGGCGCAGCCCGATGCCTATGAAGTGGTCACCTTTGAAGAAGATAAAGCGGTCGCACCGATCTCTTATTCGGCACCTGCAATGGCGTAG
- the secA gene encoding preprotein translocase subunit SecA: MINNLLRKVVGSKNDRDVKRMQKSVLSINVLEQALEGLSDAELQAKTGLLRQKLAEGASIDSLLPEAFAVVREASKRVMKMRHFDVQMVGGMTLHRGRIAEMKTGEGKTLVATLAVYLNALPSKGVHVVTVNDYLARRDAEWMRPLYEFLGLSVGVIFAGQTGEEKRHAYQCDITYGTNNEFGFDYLRDNMAFSLEDKVQRGLHYAIVDEVDSILIDEARTPLIISGAVDENTDLYGIVNRLAQQLEQGEASEDSDAPVTGDFLLDEKQKQVELTEQGHNKVEELMRAEGLLGEGESLYAAQNLNLLQHMHSALRARHLYHLDVDYIVSEGQVVIVDEHTGRSMPGRRWSEGLHQAVEAKEGVTVQRESQTLASTTFQNYFRLYEKLAGMTGTADTEAFEFRQIYGLDVVVIPTNRSLARKDLNDLVYLSAEEKYEAIIKDVKAETEAGRPVLVGTASIETSEYLARLMREAGLTFNVLNAKQHQSEAEIIAQAGRPGAITIATNMAGRGTDIVLGGNWEAEAAKLQNPTQEQIEALKAEWQKRHDGVLEAGGLHVVGSERHESRRIDNQLRGRAGRQGDPGSTRFFLSLEDSLMRLFGSDRVKRLMLALGLERGEAIEHKMVSNAVERAQKKVEGRNFDIRKQLLEYDDVANDQRRVIYEQRNEILSADEVSDAVIGIREEVMEDAISDYVPPQSLAEQWDLPGLEAHLKTEFNLDAPVTQWAAEDERFSEEKLRERLQAMHRDAYQAKIEAAGATLIRRFEKQVMLQVLDTRWKEHLQSMDHLRRGIHLRGYAQKNPKQEYKRESFELFQHLLTNIKADVTRILSHVQVRQPEEVDALEQKRREESVRERATAASRHDDPNAQPEDVSQEAPGADGRPLRREGPKVGRNDPCSCGSGKKYKQCCGKLS; the protein is encoded by the coding sequence ATGATTAATAATTTGTTACGTAAAGTCGTTGGCTCTAAAAATGATCGCGACGTTAAGCGCATGCAAAAAAGCGTGCTCAGTATTAACGTTTTAGAGCAAGCACTTGAAGGGTTAAGTGACGCTGAGTTGCAAGCAAAAACAGGGCTGTTACGTCAAAAGTTAGCAGAAGGCGCGTCTATTGATAGTTTGTTACCAGAAGCGTTTGCCGTCGTGCGTGAGGCTAGTAAACGGGTAATGAAAATGCGCCACTTTGACGTCCAAATGGTCGGTGGTATGACGTTGCATCGTGGCCGTATAGCGGAAATGAAAACCGGTGAGGGTAAAACCCTGGTGGCGACGCTTGCCGTATATTTAAATGCGCTGCCAAGTAAGGGTGTCCATGTCGTCACCGTTAATGATTATCTAGCCCGCCGTGATGCTGAATGGATGCGGCCCTTGTATGAGTTTCTTGGGTTATCGGTAGGCGTTATCTTTGCTGGCCAAACGGGTGAAGAGAAGCGCCATGCCTATCAGTGTGACATCACTTATGGCACTAACAATGAGTTTGGTTTCGATTATCTGCGCGACAACATGGCGTTCTCGCTTGAGGATAAAGTGCAGCGTGGTCTGCATTACGCCATCGTCGATGAAGTCGACTCTATTTTAATTGATGAAGCTCGTACGCCGTTAATTATCTCGGGCGCAGTGGATGAAAATACCGATTTGTACGGCATTGTGAATCGCCTGGCTCAGCAGTTAGAACAAGGTGAAGCCTCGGAGGACAGCGATGCGCCAGTCACGGGAGATTTCCTGCTTGATGAAAAACAAAAGCAGGTAGAACTTACCGAGCAGGGTCATAACAAAGTTGAAGAGCTAATGCGTGCCGAAGGGCTCTTAGGCGAGGGTGAATCGCTTTATGCCGCACAAAACCTAAACTTGCTTCAACATATGCATTCCGCGCTACGCGCAAGACACCTTTATCATTTAGACGTTGACTACATCGTTTCTGAAGGCCAGGTTGTCATCGTTGATGAGCATACTGGGCGTTCTATGCCGGGGCGCCGTTGGTCAGAAGGGTTGCACCAAGCGGTTGAAGCGAAAGAGGGAGTGACGGTTCAGCGAGAGAGCCAGACACTGGCATCGACTACTTTCCAGAACTACTTCCGTTTATATGAAAAGCTCGCTGGCATGACCGGCACCGCTGATACCGAAGCATTCGAATTTAGGCAAATTTATGGCCTGGATGTGGTCGTCATTCCAACGAATCGATCGCTTGCTCGTAAAGATCTGAATGATTTGGTCTATCTGAGTGCTGAAGAAAAATACGAAGCGATTATTAAAGATGTGAAGGCCGAAACTGAAGCCGGACGCCCTGTGCTCGTTGGTACAGCGTCGATTGAAACCTCAGAGTACCTAGCCCGCCTAATGCGCGAAGCTGGCCTGACGTTTAATGTGTTGAACGCTAAACAACACCAAAGCGAAGCAGAAATCATCGCTCAAGCAGGTCGTCCGGGCGCCATTACTATTGCAACGAATATGGCGGGACGTGGTACCGATATCGTCCTCGGGGGGAACTGGGAAGCAGAAGCGGCTAAGCTGCAAAATCCCACCCAAGAACAGATTGAAGCTCTCAAGGCGGAGTGGCAAAAGCGCCATGACGGTGTTTTAGAAGCAGGTGGTTTGCATGTTGTTGGTTCTGAACGTCATGAGTCCCGTCGTATTGATAACCAGCTGCGTGGTCGTGCGGGACGTCAAGGCGACCCAGGCTCTACACGCTTCTTCCTCTCGTTAGAAGACAGTTTGATGCGTTTGTTTGGTTCTGACCGAGTGAAGCGCCTGATGCTGGCTCTTGGACTAGAACGCGGTGAGGCAATTGAGCACAAGATGGTGTCTAACGCTGTCGAGCGTGCCCAGAAAAAAGTAGAGGGGCGCAACTTTGATATCCGCAAGCAACTGCTTGAATACGATGATGTCGCTAATGATCAGCGTCGAGTTATCTACGAACAGCGTAATGAAATTCTGTCCGCTGATGAGGTTTCCGACGCCGTCATCGGTATTCGTGAAGAAGTCATGGAAGATGCCATCAGTGATTATGTGCCACCTCAGAGCTTGGCTGAGCAGTGGGATTTGCCTGGGTTAGAGGCGCATCTTAAAACTGAATTCAATCTTGATGCTCCCGTTACGCAATGGGCGGCAGAAGACGAGCGCTTCAGTGAAGAGAAACTGCGTGAGCGTTTACAAGCGATGCACCGCGATGCGTATCAAGCCAAAATTGAGGCTGCTGGCGCCACGTTAATTCGCCGTTTTGAAAAACAGGTAATGCTCCAGGTGTTGGATACCCGTTGGAAAGAGCATCTTCAGTCGATGGATCACCTGCGTCGTGGCATTCACTTGCGTGGTTATGCCCAGAAGAATCCTAAGCAGGAGTACAAGCGTGAATCCTTCGAGTTGTTCCAGCATCTGCTAACGAACATTAAAGCTGACGTTACGCGAATTTTAAGCCACGTGCAGGTTCGCCAGCCTGAAGAGGTTGATGCGCTAGAGCAGAAGCGCCGTGAAGAGTCAGTGCGGGAACGTGCGACAGCGGCAAGTCGCCACGATGATCCTAACGCCCAGCCGGAAGATGTTTCACAGGAAGCACCTGGGGCTGACGGACGTCCGTTGCGTCGTGAAGGGCCAAAAGTAGGGCGCAATGATCCGTGCTCATGTGGGTCCGGTAAAAAGTATAAGCAGTGCTGTGGAAAACTAAGCTAA
- the ftsZ gene encoding cell division protein FtsZ — protein sequence MFELVDNAPSSSAVIKVVGVGGGGGNAVNHMVESNIEGVEFICANTDAQALKRVSAKTVLQLGGEITKGLGAGANPEVGRQAAMEDRDRIAELLTGADMVFITAGMGGGTGTGGAPVVAQVAKELGILTVAVVTRPFPFEGPKRMRAAEEGMKELSEHVDSLITIPNEKLLSVLGKNATLLTAFSAANDVLLGAVQGIAELITSPGIINVDFADVRTVMSEMGMAMMGTGGATGENRAREAAEKAIRSPLLEDIDLHGARGILVNITAGPDLSIGEFNDVGATVQEFASQEATIVVGTSIDMEMSDELRVTVVAAGLDGSKGKVASREPARRSAAEASSDYRKLQQPTVMRQQATARKEAPEAAAKPRPEKRRAPDADDYLDIPAFLRRQAD from the coding sequence ATGTTCGAATTGGTAGATAACGCACCCTCGAGCAGTGCGGTCATCAAAGTGGTCGGTGTTGGCGGTGGCGGCGGCAACGCAGTCAACCACATGGTCGAAAGTAATATTGAAGGCGTTGAATTTATCTGCGCTAACACCGACGCCCAAGCGCTTAAACGGGTATCTGCAAAAACAGTCTTGCAGCTAGGTGGCGAAATTACCAAAGGGCTCGGGGCGGGTGCCAATCCTGAAGTGGGCCGCCAAGCAGCTATGGAAGACCGTGATCGCATCGCTGAGCTATTAACCGGCGCAGACATGGTGTTCATCACTGCGGGTATGGGTGGCGGTACAGGTACCGGTGGTGCGCCTGTCGTTGCTCAGGTTGCTAAAGAATTGGGTATTTTGACGGTTGCCGTGGTAACTCGCCCCTTCCCGTTTGAAGGGCCGAAGCGCATGCGCGCCGCTGAAGAGGGCATGAAAGAGCTTTCTGAGCATGTTGACTCGTTGATCACTATTCCAAACGAAAAACTGCTTTCTGTTTTAGGTAAGAACGCAACACTGCTAACCGCCTTTAGCGCTGCTAACGATGTGCTGTTGGGAGCCGTTCAGGGTATTGCTGAGCTGATTACCAGCCCAGGCATTATCAACGTCGATTTTGCTGATGTGCGAACCGTTATGTCAGAAATGGGCATGGCGATGATGGGTACCGGTGGAGCAACTGGCGAGAATCGTGCTCGCGAAGCGGCTGAAAAAGCCATTCGTAGCCCGCTGCTTGAAGACATCGATTTGCACGGCGCTCGCGGCATCCTGGTCAATATTACTGCTGGCCCTGACTTGTCGATTGGTGAATTCAATGATGTAGGCGCCACTGTTCAAGAGTTTGCTTCTCAGGAGGCAACGATTGTGGTGGGCACCTCTATCGACATGGAAATGTCTGATGAGCTGCGCGTCACTGTGGTAGCTGCTGGGCTGGATGGTAGCAAGGGTAAAGTTGCTTCACGTGAGCCAGCGCGCCGGTCTGCTGCTGAAGCGTCCTCAGATTACCGCAAGTTGCAACAGCCAACTGTCATGCGTCAGCAAGCAACGGCACGCAAAGAGGCGCCTGAGGCAGCTGCGAAACCCCGTCCTGAAAAGCGTCGAGCCCCTGATGCCGATGATTATTTGGACATCCCCGCATTTTTACGTCGTCAGGCAGATTGA
- a CDS encoding DUF721 domain-containing protein has protein sequence MSIKVKRSRAQPITQLLTKSGSAGQLMRQSRLIDQAQRHLRAHLPEAMREHIFVGGFRDGRLTLISGQASWLTWLRYEQPQLLVLLHQLPGFEGVTGFTLKVRPVRPIESPKRYTRTLSESAGKTLTECAKDTDNPSLRNALERLAAHAPNDSDNKR, from the coding sequence ATGAGTATAAAGGTTAAGCGTTCCCGCGCACAGCCCATTACCCAACTGCTGACCAAGTCTGGTAGCGCGGGACAGCTTATGCGACAGTCTCGTTTGATTGATCAGGCTCAACGTCATTTACGCGCCCACCTGCCTGAAGCAATGCGTGAGCATATTTTCGTCGGGGGCTTTCGAGACGGACGATTGACGTTAATAAGCGGCCAAGCAAGTTGGCTAACGTGGCTGCGCTATGAACAGCCGCAATTGCTAGTCTTACTGCATCAGTTGCCAGGGTTTGAAGGCGTTACCGGCTTCACCCTTAAAGTGCGACCCGTTCGGCCAATCGAAAGCCCTAAACGTTACACCCGCACCCTCTCAGAAAGTGCTGGAAAAACGCTAACCGAATGCGCAAAAGACACTGACAACCCCTCGCTTAGAAACGCCCTGGAGCGTCTTGCGGCACATGCACCAAATGACTCAGATAATAAACGTTAA